From the Macaca nemestrina isolate mMacNem1 chromosome 7, mMacNem.hap1, whole genome shotgun sequence genome, one window contains:
- the LOC105467553 gene encoding ovarian cancer G-protein coupled receptor 1 — MRSVAPSGPKMGNITADNSSMSCTIDHTIHQTLAPVVYVTVLVVGFPANCLSLYFGYLQIKARNELGVYLCNLTVADLFYICSLPFWLQYVLQHDNWSHGDLSCQVCGILLYENIYISVGFLCCISVDRYLAVAHPFRFHQFRTLKAAVGVSVVIWAKELLTSIYFLMHEEVIEDEDQHRVCFEHYPIQAWQRAINYYRFLVGFLFPICLLLASYQGILRAVRRSHGTQKSRKDQIQRLVLSTVVIFLACFLPYHVLLLVRSVWEASCDFAKGVFNAYHFSLLLTSFNCVADPVLYCFVSETTHRDLARLRGACLAFLTCSRTGRAREAYPLGAPEASGKSGAQGEEPELLTKLHPAFQTPNSPGMVGSATGGLA; from the coding sequence ATGAGGAGTGTGGCCCCGTCAGGCCCAAAGATGGGGAACATCACTGCAGACAACTCCTCCATGAGCTGCACCATCGACCACACCATCCACCAGACGCTGGCCCCGGTGGTCTATGTTACCGTGCTGGTGGTAGGCTTCCCGGCCAACTGCCTGTCCCTCTACTTCGGCTACCTGCAGATCAAGGCCCGGAACGAGCTGGGCGTGTACCTGTGCAACCTGACGGTGGCCGACCTCTTCTACATCTGCTCGCTGCCCTTCTGGCTGCAGTACGTGCTGCAGCACGACAACTGGTCTCACGGCGACCTGTCCTGTCAGGTGTGCGGCATCCTCCTCTACGAGAACATCTACATCAGCGTGGGCTTCCTCTGCTGCATCTCTGTGGACCGCTACCTGGCTGTGGCCCATCCCTTCCGCTTCCACCAGTTCCGGACCCTGAAGGCGGCCGTCGGCGTCAGCGTGGTCATCTGGGCCAAGGAGCTGCTGACCAGCATCTACTTCCTGATGCACGAGGAGGTCATCGAGGACGAGGACCAGCACCGCGTGTGCTTTGAGCACTACCCCATCCAGGCATGGCAGCGCGCCATCAACTACTACCGCTTCCTGGTGGGCTTCCTCTTCCCCATCTGCCTGCTGCTGGCGTCCTACCAGGGCATCCTGCGCGCCGTGCGCCGGAGCCACGGCACCCAGAAGAGCCGCAAGGACCAGATCCAGCGGCTGGTGCTCAGCACCGTGGTCATCTTCCTGGCCTGCTTCCTGCCCTACCACGTGCTGCTGCTGGTGCGCAGCGTCTGGGAGGCCAGCTGCGACTTCGCCAAGGGCGTCTTCAACGCCTACCACTTCTCCCTCCTGCTCACCAGCTTCAACTGCGTCGCCGACCCGGTGCTCTACTGCTTCGTCAGTGAGACCACCCACCGGGACCTGGCCCGCCTCCGCGGGGCCTGCCTGGCCTTCCTCACCTGCTCTAGGACCGGCCGGGCCCGGGAGGCCTACCCGCTGGGTGCCCCCGAGGCCTCCGGGAAAAGTGGGGCCCAGGGCGAGGAGCCCGAGCTGTTGACCAAGCTCCACCCGGCCTTCCAGACCCCTAACTCGCCAGGGATGGTAGGGTCTGCCACGGGTGGGTTGGCCTAG